From a region of the Oncorhynchus mykiss isolate Arlee chromosome 32, USDA_OmykA_1.1, whole genome shotgun sequence genome:
- the LOC110488097 gene encoding serine/threonine-protein kinase Sgk1 isoform X2 → MKTGKKSFIAFIKERKIGLNDFISRLVSNPHMCQHSEVDFLKIDENQNEKLDNAELLNPMLLTSPRSSLAEELAIKPCDFDYLKIIGKGSFGKVLLARHRESNEYYAVKVLQKKIILKKKEQKHIMAERSVLMKNIKHPFLVGLHYSFQTTDKLYFVLDYVNGGELFYHLQRERVFLEPRARFYAAEIASALGYLHSLHIVYRDLKPENILLDSAGHIVLTDFGLCKEGLAPTGTTTTFCGTPEYLAPEVLQKQAYDRTVDWWCLGSVLYEMLYGLPPFYSRNTAEMYNNILNKPLVLKPNVSNAGRELLEGLLQKDRTKRLGVKDDFMELKFHTFFSPINWDDLMARNITPPYIPSVSGPTDLRHFDPEFTHLPVTSSLCNTDGLLVTSSIKEAAGAFPGFSYGPADSFM, encoded by the exons CTTTCATCAAGGAGAGGAAAATTGGACTTAACGACTTCATATCGAGGCTGGTGTCAAACCCacatatgtgtcaaca CTCTGAAGTTGACTTCCTCAAGATCGATGAGAACCAGAATGAGAAGCTGGACAATGCTGAGCTCTTAAATCCG ATGCTACTGACCTCCCCCAGAAGCTCACTAGCTGAAGAGCTGGCGATCAAACCATGTGATTTCGACTACCTGAAAATCATCGGCAAAGGGAGCTTTGGGAAGGTGCTGCTGGCTCGACACAGGGAGAGCAACGAGTATTACGCCGTCAAGGTTCTACAGAAGAAAATCATCTTGAAGAAGAAAGAG CAAAAGCATATAATGGCGGAACGAAGTGTCCTGATGAAGAATATCAAACATCCTTTCCTGGTGGGGCTGCACTATTCCTTCCAGACTACTGACAAGCTGTACTTTGTGCTTGACTACGTGAATGGAGGAGAGCTGTTCTatcatctacagagagagagggtgttccTAGAACCCAGAGCCAGGTTCTACGCTGCAGAGATCGCCAGTGCTCTGGGATACCTCCATTCCCTGCATATTGTTTACAG AGATCTGAAGCCTGAGAATATCCTGCTAGACTCTGCGGGCCACATCGTCCTGACAGACTTTGGCCTTTGCAAAGAGGGCCTTGCACCCACTGGGACCACCACCACCTTCTGTGGAACCCCGGAGTATCTGGCCCCCGAGGTGCTGCAGAAGCAGGCATACGACCGAACCGTGGATTGGTGGTGCCTGGGATCCGTGCTTTACGAGATGCTCTATGGACTG CCCCCCTTCTACAGCCGCAACACAGCTGAGATGTACAACAATATCCTGAACAAGCCTCTTGTACTGAAGCCCAACGTGTCCAACGCAGGCAGAGAACTGTTGGAGGGGCTCCTGCAAAAGGACCGCACTAAGAGGCTGGGAGTGAAAGATGATTTT ATGGAACTGAAGTTCCACACCTTCTTTTCACCCATCAACTGGGATGACCTGATGGCAAGGAACATCACACCACCCTACATTCCCTCAGTG AGCGGGCCTACGGACCTCAGGCACTTTGACCCAGAGTTCACCCACCTCCCTGTGACCTCATCTCTGTGCAACACGGACGGCCTGCTGGTGACTAGCAGCATCAAGGAGGCAGCTGGAGCCTTCCCAGGCTTCTCCTATGGACCCGCTGACAGCTTCATGTGA
- the LOC110488097 gene encoding serine/threonine-protein kinase Sgk1 isoform X1, which yields MAVTKAPCELSYCKMRGIVSVLTAFIKERKIGLNDFISRLVSNPHMCQHSEVDFLKIDENQNEKLDNAELLNPMLLTSPRSSLAEELAIKPCDFDYLKIIGKGSFGKVLLARHRESNEYYAVKVLQKKIILKKKEQKHIMAERSVLMKNIKHPFLVGLHYSFQTTDKLYFVLDYVNGGELFYHLQRERVFLEPRARFYAAEIASALGYLHSLHIVYRDLKPENILLDSAGHIVLTDFGLCKEGLAPTGTTTTFCGTPEYLAPEVLQKQAYDRTVDWWCLGSVLYEMLYGLPPFYSRNTAEMYNNILNKPLVLKPNVSNAGRELLEGLLQKDRTKRLGVKDDFMELKFHTFFSPINWDDLMARNITPPYIPSVSGPTDLRHFDPEFTHLPVTSSLCNTDGLLVTSSIKEAAGAFPGFSYGPADSFM from the exons ATGGCTGTTACCAAGGCTCCATGTGAATTGTCTTATTGCAAAATGAGAGGAATTGTGTCAGTCCTCACTG CTTTCATCAAGGAGAGGAAAATTGGACTTAACGACTTCATATCGAGGCTGGTGTCAAACCCacatatgtgtcaaca CTCTGAAGTTGACTTCCTCAAGATCGATGAGAACCAGAATGAGAAGCTGGACAATGCTGAGCTCTTAAATCCG ATGCTACTGACCTCCCCCAGAAGCTCACTAGCTGAAGAGCTGGCGATCAAACCATGTGATTTCGACTACCTGAAAATCATCGGCAAAGGGAGCTTTGGGAAGGTGCTGCTGGCTCGACACAGGGAGAGCAACGAGTATTACGCCGTCAAGGTTCTACAGAAGAAAATCATCTTGAAGAAGAAAGAG CAAAAGCATATAATGGCGGAACGAAGTGTCCTGATGAAGAATATCAAACATCCTTTCCTGGTGGGGCTGCACTATTCCTTCCAGACTACTGACAAGCTGTACTTTGTGCTTGACTACGTGAATGGAGGAGAGCTGTTCTatcatctacagagagagagggtgttccTAGAACCCAGAGCCAGGTTCTACGCTGCAGAGATCGCCAGTGCTCTGGGATACCTCCATTCCCTGCATATTGTTTACAG AGATCTGAAGCCTGAGAATATCCTGCTAGACTCTGCGGGCCACATCGTCCTGACAGACTTTGGCCTTTGCAAAGAGGGCCTTGCACCCACTGGGACCACCACCACCTTCTGTGGAACCCCGGAGTATCTGGCCCCCGAGGTGCTGCAGAAGCAGGCATACGACCGAACCGTGGATTGGTGGTGCCTGGGATCCGTGCTTTACGAGATGCTCTATGGACTG CCCCCCTTCTACAGCCGCAACACAGCTGAGATGTACAACAATATCCTGAACAAGCCTCTTGTACTGAAGCCCAACGTGTCCAACGCAGGCAGAGAACTGTTGGAGGGGCTCCTGCAAAAGGACCGCACTAAGAGGCTGGGAGTGAAAGATGATTTT ATGGAACTGAAGTTCCACACCTTCTTTTCACCCATCAACTGGGATGACCTGATGGCAAGGAACATCACACCACCCTACATTCCCTCAGTG AGCGGGCCTACGGACCTCAGGCACTTTGACCCAGAGTTCACCCACCTCCCTGTGACCTCATCTCTGTGCAACACGGACGGCCTGCTGGTGACTAGCAGCATCAAGGAGGCAGCTGGAGCCTTCCCAGGCTTCTCCTATGGACCCGCTGACAGCTTCATGTGA